One Candidatus Bathyarchaeota archaeon DNA segment encodes these proteins:
- a CDS encoding helix-turn-helix domain-containing protein, with amino-acid sequence MTKKLLLKDDGKTQQIKDITILNDSQKLKNILGPLSWKILTLLSTKEMYPLEIAKHLDIHEQKVYYHIRKLAKAGAITVTKEENKKGATAKYYKTASSAFGIEFPEGYRAIQNLCTLGVSDQLQGFFKEFIKDGTFNGKIVVGSPQPHGPFKTSARDGHYAAHLALFLGQFAKLPSEFAVKLDVDVKVEKEEKNNLILVGGPGTNLLTQEINEHLPIKFIMQSSQQGFLLGGLSSSKTGQVYTSDVSGLVAKIVNPWDSTKRIVILAGNKAVGTKACVIALTNLWQKTLEKYKGEDTFAVVIVGFDLDGDGKVDSIEVRE; translated from the coding sequence ATGACCAAAAAACTCCTCCTCAAAGACGACGGCAAAACCCAACAAATCAAAGACATCACCATACTAAACGACTCACAAAAACTCAAAAACATCCTCGGCCCCCTCAGCTGGAAAATCCTCACCCTACTCTCAACCAAAGAAATGTACCCCCTCGAAATCGCCAAACACCTCGACATCCACGAACAAAAAGTCTACTATCACATCCGCAAACTCGCCAAAGCAGGAGCCATAACCGTCACAAAAGAAGAAAACAAAAAAGGCGCCACAGCAAAATACTACAAAACCGCCTCATCCGCATTTGGCATAGAATTCCCCGAAGGCTACAGAGCCATACAAAACCTCTGCACACTGGGAGTAAGTGACCAACTGCAAGGATTCTTCAAAGAATTCATAAAAGACGGAACCTTCAACGGCAAAATCGTCGTCGGCAGCCCCCAACCACACGGCCCATTCAAAACCAGCGCACGCGACGGCCACTACGCCGCACATTTGGCGTTGTTTTTGGGGCAGTTCGCCAAGTTGCCTTCTGAATTCGCGGTTAAACTCGACGTTGACGTCAAAGTGGAGAAAGAGGAAAAAAACAACCTAATTTTGGTCGGCGGTCCCGGAACGAACCTCTTAACGCAGGAAATCAATGAGCACCTGCCAATCAAGTTTATTATGCAGTCGTCTCAGCAGGGCTTCTTGCTGGGCGGTCTCTCTTCTTCTAAGACTGGACAAGTTTACACCTCCGACGTGTCGGGGTTAGTTGCCAAAATAGTGAACCCATGGGATAGCACCAAACGTATCGTGATTTTAGCGGGCAACAAAGCTGTAGGAACAAAAGCCTGCGTCATCGCCCTCACGAACCTTTGGCAGAAAACGCTTGAAAAATATAAGGGCGAAGACACGTTTGCTGTGGTTATCGTTGGGTTTGATTTAGATGGCGACGGCAAAGTCGATTCAATCGAGGTACGTGAGTGA
- a CDS encoding DUF371 domain-containing protein, with the protein MAPKKVVEVIHAFGHPNIRASHQTTFMITKERNVTQRGDCIVAVDADKSVADLSKEFKSALRQPNAKLTIEFEVDGLVGQINAFGSPELTLDHPNDLVIRKSEFFSDRTLAVKADKSSSDISRAVVEKLKNPKQQVTLTLTVEA; encoded by the coding sequence ATGGCACCCAAAAAAGTAGTTGAAGTCATTCATGCGTTTGGTCACCCAAACATTCGGGCAAGTCACCAGACCACATTCATGATCACCAAGGAGCGTAATGTAACCCAAAGAGGGGACTGCATCGTGGCGGTAGATGCGGACAAGTCAGTGGCTGATTTAAGTAAAGAATTCAAAAGTGCCCTGCGTCAGCCAAACGCTAAATTAACCATAGAATTCGAAGTGGACGGTTTAGTGGGGCAAATAAACGCTTTTGGTTCTCCAGAGTTGACGTTAGATCACCCAAACGATTTGGTGATACGGAAAAGCGAATTCTTCTCAGATAGAACCTTAGCTGTAAAAGCTGACAAGTCATCCAGCGACATCTCAAGAGCAGTTGTGGAGAAACTAAAAAACCCAAAACAGCAAGTCACCTTAACCTTAACGGTAGAAGCCTAA
- a CDS encoding class I SAM-dependent methyltransferase family protein, whose amino-acid sequence MTKTSVCLKVPKQQGEKTIALAAKLGLINKVLGITRDDKFLFVPLVRQPDNAELTALQNGVSLLEVTRSDFEEKKQPSETLTQALQTKLPPELLAMVPQAFDIVGDIVIIEIPPQLKPHQTLIGETILQTHKNIKTVLGKAGDISGVYRIRDYTFIAGIQKTSTIHREFGCAYHVDVAKAYFSPRLSHEHMRVASQVQSGEVVADLFAGVGPFSVLIGKQCPEAKVYAVDLNPDAVELLKLNVRVNRVDNRVFAVCADAREIAKGKLKGAADRVIMNLPETAIEFVDAACNAIKPEGGIVHFYGFVRAPDAVENLKQRFTEQFKGCSRKVQKFLYAKAIRETAPFESQIVLDAEIK is encoded by the coding sequence ATGACTAAAACCTCGGTTTGCCTCAAAGTGCCCAAACAGCAAGGAGAAAAAACCATTGCCCTAGCAGCTAAGCTTGGGTTGATTAACAAAGTTTTGGGCATAACCCGAGATGATAAGTTCCTTTTTGTTCCTTTGGTTAGACAACCAGACAACGCCGAGTTAACGGCTCTACAAAACGGTGTGTCCCTACTTGAAGTTACCCGCAGCGATTTTGAAGAGAAAAAGCAGCCGTCCGAAACCCTCACCCAAGCACTCCAAACCAAACTGCCCCCAGAATTGCTAGCGATGGTGCCTCAAGCGTTTGACATAGTCGGCGACATAGTCATAATCGAAATCCCACCCCAACTCAAACCACACCAAACCCTAATCGGCGAAACCATCCTGCAAACCCACAAAAACATCAAAACCGTCTTGGGCAAGGCAGGCGACATCAGCGGCGTCTACCGCATCCGCGACTACACCTTCATCGCTGGCATACAAAAAACCAGCACCATTCACAGAGAATTCGGGTGTGCATACCATGTGGATGTGGCTAAGGCGTATTTTTCCCCTCGACTCAGCCATGAGCATATGCGGGTGGCGTCCCAGGTGCAATCAGGGGAGGTTGTGGCAGATTTGTTTGCGGGTGTGGGGCCGTTTTCGGTTTTGATTGGCAAACAGTGCCCAGAAGCCAAGGTTTACGCTGTTGATTTGAACCCCGACGCGGTGGAGCTGCTCAAGCTAAACGTTAGAGTTAACAGGGTTGATAATCGGGTGTTCGCGGTTTGTGCGGATGCCAGAGAAATCGCTAAGGGCAAACTCAAAGGAGCCGCAGACAGGGTTATAATGAACCTTCCTGAAACCGCGATTGAGTTTGTGGACGCCGCCTGTAACGCCATCAAACCCGAAGGCGGAATCGTGCATTTTTATGGTTTTGTGCGGGCACCTGACGCTGTAGAGAACCTCAAGCAACGCTTCACCGAGCAATTCAAGGGATGCAGCAGAAAAGTCCAAAAGTTCCTCTACGCTAAAGCCATCCGTGAGACAGCTCCGTTTGAGTCACAGATAGTTTTAGACGCAGAAATCAAGTAA
- the rtcA gene encoding RNA 3'-terminal phosphate cyclase — protein MIEIDGSQKSGSGTILRLSIAIAAITKEPLHITNIRQSRPQPGLKHQHLESVLTAAKLCNAEVKGATLGSKELWFTPHDICGGNIEAVIETAGSIPMLFLSTLPICLFAKTPVRLHVAKGGTDTRHAPTINYLRKVLLPTLAKMGVEAEINLQKYGYYPKGMGEATITVKPNVKLKPFAFETFGNLKTIQGVSVCTFLADRQVAERQAKAAQTQLAQNGYKANIQVINDQSNPIQKGSSIVLWAETDTGVLLGADAIGELGKMAEDVGKEAARTLLADLSAQATVDEFLADMMIPYMALTEGKSVFLVRGISEHIESNIWLMEKMLNTRFSIQKVNNLYRIEKS, from the coding sequence ATGATCGAAATTGACGGCAGCCAAAAAAGCGGCAGCGGCACCATACTCCGCCTATCAATAGCCATCGCCGCCATCACCAAAGAACCACTCCACATTACCAACATTCGCCAAAGCCGACCACAACCCGGCCTCAAACATCAGCACCTTGAATCAGTGTTGACAGCCGCTAAACTCTGCAACGCTGAAGTCAAAGGCGCCACCTTGGGCTCTAAAGAACTCTGGTTTACACCCCACGACATCTGCGGCGGCAACATAGAAGCAGTCATCGAAACCGCAGGAAGCATCCCCATGCTGTTTCTCTCCACTCTGCCAATCTGCCTCTTCGCCAAAACCCCGGTGCGGTTGCATGTAGCCAAAGGCGGCACCGACACCCGCCACGCCCCAACAATCAATTACCTACGAAAAGTGCTCTTGCCAACACTGGCTAAGATGGGTGTTGAAGCGGAAATTAACTTACAGAAGTATGGATATTACCCCAAAGGTATGGGTGAGGCAACTATAACTGTGAAGCCAAACGTCAAGTTAAAACCGTTTGCATTTGAAACCTTCGGCAACCTCAAAACCATACAGGGCGTTTCTGTCTGCACTTTTCTAGCTGACCGACAGGTTGCTGAGCGCCAAGCCAAAGCAGCTCAAACCCAACTCGCACAGAACGGCTACAAAGCCAATATCCAAGTCATCAACGACCAATCAAATCCCATCCAGAAAGGCAGTTCCATCGTGCTCTGGGCTGAGACTGACACGGGTGTGCTCTTGGGGGCTGACGCCATTGGTGAATTGGGGAAGATGGCTGAGGATGTAGGCAAAGAAGCCGCCCGAACCCTACTCGCTGATCTTTCCGCTCAGGCGACGGTTGACGAGTTCCTCGCGGACATGATGATTCCCTACATGGCACTCACCGAAGGCAAATCCGTCTTCCTCGTTCGAGGTATCTCTGAACATATTGAGTCCAACATTTGGCTCATGGAAAAAATGCTGAACACCCGATTCAGTATCCAAAAAGTTAACAACCTCTACCGAATAGAGAAAAGCTGA
- a CDS encoding metal-dependent transcriptional regulator produces MEQKSTQDYLKAVYSLSKNGDLVSNTQISQKLNVAPASVTEMLKKLSDEGYINYSPYHGSTLTEKGLQEAKKVTRKHRLLETFLSEVLHITKDKVHSQACQMEHTLSDEAEESLCRLLKHPDTCSDDGKTIPACDLPFTTCEDCMKLHAQGLEEVGKRKENLLALSELKDGQQGKIQFIRGGHNVLQRLLDMGLTPGTKITLIKAAPFEGPMEVSVRGSKLAIGRGIASKVFVEPTPKANA; encoded by the coding sequence ATGGAACAAAAATCAACCCAAGACTACCTCAAAGCCGTCTACAGCCTATCCAAAAACGGCGACCTAGTCAGCAACACCCAAATCAGCCAAAAACTAAACGTCGCACCCGCAAGCGTAACCGAGATGCTAAAAAAACTCTCCGACGAAGGCTACATCAACTACTCCCCATATCATGGTAGCACCCTCACCGAAAAAGGCCTCCAAGAAGCAAAAAAAGTAACCCGCAAACACCGCCTACTGGAAACCTTCCTCTCCGAAGTCCTCCACATAACAAAAGACAAAGTCCACTCCCAAGCCTGCCAAATGGAACACACCCTCTCCGACGAAGCAGAAGAATCCCTCTGCCGCCTCCTCAAACACCCCGACACCTGCAGCGACGACGGAAAAACCATACCCGCATGCGACCTGCCATTTACCACATGCGAGGACTGCATGAAACTCCACGCACAGGGCTTAGAAGAAGTAGGAAAACGAAAAGAGAACCTACTCGCCCTAAGTGAACTCAAAGATGGGCAGCAGGGCAAAATTCAGTTCATCCGTGGCGGCCACAACGTGCTTCAACGTCTCCTTGATATGGGTTTAACGCCTGGCACAAAAATCACATTAATCAAAGCGGCACCCTTCGAGGGTCCCATGGAAGTCTCCGTTCGCGGCTCCAAACTAGCCATTGGCAGAGGTATAGCCTCTAAGGTTTTCGTTGAACCAACACCCAAAGCCAACGCATAG